The following proteins come from a genomic window of Vallitaleaceae bacterium 9-2:
- a CDS encoding sugar ABC transporter permease → MKNGRSSRLFITLCLSPAVILFIVFMVIPTINVFKMSLFKWGGFSPNKEFVGLNNFRILFEDQRFYQSFQNTLLLLILVTMITFLFAILFAAILTQEKIKGANIFRIVFYIPNILSVVVIAAIFSAIYDPKNGILNSFIRLFRPDQPDILWLGDQKIVIYSLVAAMVWQAVGYYMVMYIASMSSIPKSLYESAGLEGAGKITQFFQITLPLIWTNIRTTLTFFIISSINMSFLFVQAMTSGGPDGSTEVFLSYMYKQAYTNSSYGYGMAIGVVIFIFSFALSAVVSAVTKREPLEF, encoded by the coding sequence ATGAAAAATGGAAGAAGCAGTCGGTTATTTATTACATTGTGTCTTTCTCCTGCAGTGATCTTATTTATCGTTTTTATGGTTATACCTACAATAAACGTATTCAAAATGTCGCTGTTTAAATGGGGAGGCTTTTCGCCAAACAAGGAGTTTGTTGGTCTAAACAACTTTAGAATTCTTTTTGAAGACCAACGGTTCTACCAATCGTTTCAAAATACGTTGTTGCTTTTAATCTTAGTGACAATGATTACATTCTTATTCGCAATATTATTTGCGGCGATCCTTACCCAGGAGAAAATTAAAGGGGCGAATATCTTTAGAATTGTATTTTACATCCCGAATATATTATCTGTTGTAGTCATTGCAGCTATTTTTAGTGCAATATATGACCCTAAAAATGGTATACTCAACAGTTTCATTCGTTTATTTCGACCAGACCAACCAGATATTTTATGGCTAGGCGATCAAAAAATAGTTATCTATAGTTTGGTCGCTGCCATGGTATGGCAAGCGGTTGGATATTATATGGTCATGTATATCGCAAGTATGTCAAGTATTCCAAAAAGCTTGTATGAATCTGCCGGCCTGGAAGGTGCCGGCAAGATTACTCAATTCTTTCAGATTACATTACCACTTATCTGGACGAATATTCGAACGACACTTACATTCTTCATTATTAGTTCAATCAATATGAGTTTTCTCTTTGTGCAAGCAATGACATCAGGTGGACCGGATGGAAGTACAGAAGTTTTCTTAAGTTATATGTATAAACAAGCCTATACGAATTCAAGTTATGGCTATGGTATGGCGATTGGTGTAGTTATTTTTATCTTTTCTTTTGCACTATCTGCCGTTGTCAGCGCAGTTACAAAACGCGAACCGCTTGAATTCTAG
- a CDS encoding carbohydrate ABC transporter substrate-binding protein, with protein sequence MKKALSILLVLVLSVGLFAGCQNDETANSGDASTGNSQDTNNDAGSDATTGDDVQEQQLTVAAIETAYGAQMWTDVAAAFEAIHPGVSIELIVDKNLEDAISPSMKAGDYPDVVHLGVGRPAALTETLIKEQAILDITDVLSMNVPGEDITVSEKLIPGFTSTRITNPYGDGKTYLAPMFYSPCGLFYNAALFEEKGWEVPTTWDGMWELGEKAKAEGIALFTYPTTGYFDALFYGLLNVTGGPTLFNAAMTYEEGIWTTDEAQKAFDIVEKLASYTEATTPANANNENYLKNQQLILDNEALFMPNGTWVTGEMADAPRAEGFEWGFTALPALDDTSDQYSYTFFEQAWVPAAAKNPELAKEFISFLYSDEAAAIFAASNAVQPIFDMTDYLTGENKLFYSVYNDGAKAAMGNFAATEPVEGVNMADTLFGTVDSLVTGDKTRDEWVASVIEASNRLREALK encoded by the coding sequence ATGAAAAAAGCACTAAGTATTTTATTGGTATTGGTATTGTCTGTAGGACTTTTTGCAGGTTGCCAAAATGATGAAACAGCAAATTCAGGCGATGCATCAACGGGGAATTCCCAAGATACAAATAATGATGCAGGATCCGATGCAACAACAGGGGATGATGTACAAGAACAACAATTAACAGTTGCAGCCATTGAGACAGCTTATGGAGCACAGATGTGGACAGATGTTGCCGCAGCTTTTGAAGCGATACACCCAGGTGTGAGCATTGAGCTGATTGTTGATAAAAACTTGGAAGATGCTATTAGTCCAAGCATGAAAGCAGGAGACTATCCAGATGTTGTTCATCTAGGCGTAGGTCGTCCAGCAGCGTTGACAGAGACCCTTATAAAAGAACAAGCAATTCTTGATATCACAGACGTGTTGTCAATGAATGTTCCAGGGGAAGACATTACAGTATCTGAAAAATTAATTCCAGGATTTACATCAACTAGAATCACAAACCCATATGGTGATGGTAAGACTTATTTAGCACCAATGTTTTATAGTCCTTGCGGTTTATTCTATAATGCAGCACTATTTGAAGAAAAAGGTTGGGAAGTACCAACAACTTGGGACGGAATGTGGGAACTTGGCGAAAAAGCTAAGGCGGAAGGTATCGCATTATTCACATATCCTACAACAGGGTACTTTGATGCACTTTTCTATGGATTGTTAAATGTTACTGGTGGTCCAACACTATTTAACGCAGCAATGACATATGAAGAAGGCATTTGGACAACAGATGAAGCACAAAAAGCATTTGACATTGTTGAAAAATTGGCATCATATACAGAAGCAACAACACCAGCAAATGCGAACAATGAAAACTACTTAAAAAATCAGCAACTTATTTTAGATAACGAAGCATTATTTATGCCAAATGGTACTTGGGTAACAGGTGAAATGGCAGATGCTCCAAGAGCGGAAGGTTTTGAGTGGGGATTCACAGCGCTACCAGCACTTGATGACACTTCAGACCAATATTCCTATACATTTTTTGAACAAGCATGGGTTCCAGCAGCGGCAAAGAATCCTGAGCTAGCAAAAGAATTTATTAGTTTCTTATACTCAGATGAAGCAGCAGCTATTTTTGCGGCTAGCAATGCAGTTCAACCTATTTTTGATATGACAGATTACTTAACTGGCGAGAACAAACTTTTCTATAGTGTATACAATGATGGTGCAAAAGCAGCTATGGGTAACTTTGCAGCAACAGAGCCTGTTGAAGGTGTTAACATGGCAGACACATTGTTTGGAACTGTAGATAGTTTGGTAACAGGTGATAAGACACGTGATGAATGGGTTGCAAGCGTTATTGAAGCAAGCAATCGACTTCGTGAAGCATTGAAATAA
- a CDS encoding glycoside hydrolase family 88 protein, translating into MERVKNQQLYEEALIQARDHVLEVLENSRELKEGFFPAPAAEGGIYRKHPNDECWTEGFYSGILSLAHEAKPSPMLRQLIEKHVDSFEERLEHKWVLDHHDIGFLYSLSCVAAYKTLGLKKAKETALEAARWLIHRYTPEGKFIQAWGPMKAPESYRLIIDAYMNIPLLFWAHEQTGEKEFYEVASNHAYTALQVVLREDYGTHHTYYFDTKTHKPLRGETAQGYRDDSSWARGQAWGIYGFMLAYAYTKDPVFVDAFVKVTDYFIEHLPADYIPYWDLAFSDGAQEPRDSSSSAIAICGILEGAKQLPSLAQTERYLESAHKMMESLVNNYTPKSIQESEGLLLHGVYSIPHNQGVDESNIWGDYFYMEALVRLTQNWNPYW; encoded by the coding sequence ATGGAGAGAGTAAAAAATCAGCAGTTATATGAAGAGGCACTTATTCAAGCAAGAGACCATGTGCTAGAAGTGTTGGAGAACAGCCGGGAACTGAAGGAAGGATTCTTCCCGGCACCGGCAGCAGAAGGTGGAATATATAGAAAACATCCTAATGATGAATGTTGGACAGAAGGTTTTTATTCAGGGATATTAAGCTTGGCGCATGAGGCTAAACCATCACCGATGTTAAGACAGCTAATTGAAAAGCATGTCGACAGTTTTGAGGAACGTCTTGAACATAAGTGGGTATTAGACCATCATGATATTGGTTTTTTATATTCCTTGTCTTGTGTAGCAGCATATAAAACATTAGGTCTTAAAAAAGCGAAAGAGACAGCTCTTGAAGCAGCAAGATGGCTTATTCATCGATATACACCCGAAGGCAAATTCATTCAGGCTTGGGGCCCGATGAAAGCACCAGAAAGTTATCGCTTAATTATTGATGCATACATGAATATTCCACTACTATTTTGGGCACATGAACAAACCGGTGAAAAAGAATTTTATGAAGTGGCTTCTAACCATGCATATACCGCACTACAAGTTGTTTTGCGTGAAGATTATGGTACCCATCATACCTACTATTTTGATACAAAAACCCATAAACCACTACGAGGAGAAACGGCACAAGGGTATAGAGATGATTCGTCGTGGGCGCGAGGGCAAGCATGGGGAATATATGGATTTATGTTAGCCTATGCATATACCAAAGATCCGGTTTTTGTTGATGCATTTGTTAAGGTTACAGACTATTTTATTGAACATCTACCGGCGGACTATATTCCATATTGGGACTTGGCTTTTAGTGATGGAGCGCAGGAACCTAGAGACTCTTCATCATCAGCAATAGCCATTTGCGGTATTTTAGAAGGGGCGAAGCAGCTTCCATCTTTGGCTCAGACAGAGCGTTATCTAGAGAGTGCACATAAAATGATGGAATCATTAGTGAACAATTATACGCCAAAGAGTATTCAAGAATCCGAAGGATTATTACTTCATGGAGTATATTCGATTCCGCATAATCAAGGTGTTGATGAGAGTAATATATGGGGCGATTATTTTTATATGGAGGCTTTAGTGCGTTTAACACAAAACTGGAACCCATATTGGTAA
- a CDS encoding carbohydrate ABC transporter permease — translation MEIRSKKITKVILTVVMIMIGIGSIFPFVFMILSAFKVESEVLQASFKLWPSEWILDNIKALFVSDYYDFMQWYRNTIIMTGTSLLLKFFFVSYTAYGFSKIKFKGRDLIFMILLAALMIPSDIMILPRYIIFKKIGILNTMWAIILPSLVDVYFVFLLRQAFISIPESLSEAARIDGCGHFRIYFKIIMPLAKPSVATMMLFSFVWIWNDYMSPYLYISDVSKQMLSVGIQLFATGQVLNYGVLMAGATLVLLPVIVIFIFAQNYFVEGVAASGVKG, via the coding sequence GTGGAAATCAGATCAAAAAAAATAACGAAAGTCATACTAACAGTTGTTATGATTATGATTGGGATTGGATCAATCTTCCCCTTTGTATTTATGATTCTATCAGCTTTTAAAGTAGAAAGTGAAGTCTTACAAGCCTCTTTTAAATTATGGCCAAGTGAGTGGATTTTGGATAATATTAAAGCCTTATTTGTAAGTGATTATTATGACTTTATGCAGTGGTATCGCAATACAATAATAATGACAGGAACCAGTCTTTTATTAAAGTTCTTTTTTGTAAGCTATACAGCTTACGGATTTTCAAAAATTAAGTTCAAAGGACGGGACTTGATTTTTATGATTCTCTTAGCAGCATTGATGATTCCAAGTGATATTATGATTTTACCTCGTTATATTATCTTTAAAAAGATAGGGATTCTTAACACCATGTGGGCAATTATATTACCAAGCCTTGTGGATGTATACTTTGTGTTCTTATTAAGACAAGCATTTATCAGCATTCCGGAATCATTGTCTGAAGCTGCACGTATTGATGGATGTGGACATTTTAGGATTTATTTTAAGATTATTATGCCATTAGCAAAACCATCGGTTGCAACGATGATGCTTTTCTCCTTTGTGTGGATATGGAATGATTATATGAGCCCTTATCTATACATATCAGATGTAAGTAAGCAAATGCTTTCTGTAGGTATACAGTTATTTGCAACAGGACAAGTGTTAAACTATGGTGTACTAATGGCTGGAGCGACATTAGTCTTACTGCCGGTCATCGTCATCTTTATCTTCGCCCAAAACTACTTTGTTGAAGGTGTAGCAGCAAGTGGGGTGAAAGGATAA
- a CDS encoding carbohydrate ABC transporter permease has translation MKNLKTNSLYKIFIYVALISLTITIIVPVGWVFLASIKENAEFYGNPWAMPAGFYIQNFADAWNKANMGSYMLTSVIVTSLAILILLIVALPASYVLTRFDFFGKKFFRGMFMAGLFINVNYIVVPIFLMFVDADKWMNTTFGHGFLLNNIFVLALVYASTALPFTIYLLSGYLVTLPKDFEEAAYVDGAGHFRTMCQVILPMAKPSIVTVILFNFLSFWNEYIISMTLLTKAGGARTLPVGLMNLMKAQNAAAQYGQMYAGLVMVMLPTLILYIFVQKRLTQGMTLGGLKG, from the coding sequence ATGAAAAATCTAAAGACAAATTCGCTGTATAAAATTTTTATATATGTTGCACTCATTTCATTAACGATAACAATCATTGTTCCTGTTGGCTGGGTATTTTTAGCTTCAATCAAAGAAAATGCCGAGTTTTATGGAAATCCTTGGGCAATGCCTGCAGGATTTTATATACAAAACTTTGCAGATGCATGGAATAAGGCTAATATGGGAAGCTATATGCTGACGTCAGTTATTGTTACATCATTAGCTATTCTTATTCTTTTGATTGTTGCATTACCTGCATCCTACGTATTAACACGCTTTGATTTTTTTGGCAAGAAATTTTTTAGAGGCATGTTCATGGCAGGTCTGTTTATTAATGTAAACTATATTGTTGTTCCTATCTTCTTGATGTTTGTTGATGCAGACAAATGGATGAACACAACATTTGGTCATGGATTTTTGCTTAACAATATATTTGTATTAGCACTAGTATATGCTTCAACAGCATTGCCCTTTACAATTTATTTACTATCGGGGTATTTGGTTACACTGCCAAAAGACTTTGAAGAAGCTGCGTATGTAGATGGTGCAGGACATTTTCGAACCATGTGCCAGGTTATATTGCCAATGGCAAAACCGAGCATTGTCACCGTTATTTTATTTAACTTTTTATCCTTCTGGAACGAATACATTATTTCAATGACGTTATTAACAAAAGCTGGAGGAGCAAGAACATTACCAGTAGGGCTTATGAACTTAATGAAAGCACAAAATGCAGCTGCGCAATATGGACAGATGTATGCTGGATTGGTCATGGTTATGTTGCCAACGCTTATTCTCTATATCTTTGTACAGAAGCGATTAACGCAAGGAATGACGT